One Solanum lycopersicum chromosome 4, SLM_r2.1 DNA window includes the following coding sequences:
- the LOC101251178 gene encoding probable xyloglucan glycosyltransferase 12, whose translation MAPSFTWWGKETHRGTPVVVKMENPNNWSMVELEGPSEDDFLLPNDDVSSMSPYKREKVRNKNAKQLTWVLLLKAHKAAGCLTSIASALFSLASVVRRRVAAGRTDSTDNSSTENPAVKNRFYTCIKIFLWLSVILLGFEITAYFKGWYFSAPDLQLQYLYSLDFHKFANPLAVQSVFDWFYSKWVLIRVEYLAPPLQFLANACIVLFLIQSVDRLVLCLGCFWVKMKKIKPIAKQGAMDLESGDGSGYYPMVLVQIPMCNEKEVYQQSIGAVCCLEWPKSRLLIQVLDDSDDPVTQTLINEEVRKWQKEGANIIYRHRVIREGYKAGNLKSAMNCSYVKDYEFVTIFDADFQPMPDFLKRTVPYFKDNDDIGLVQARWSFVNKDENLLTRLQHINLAFHFEVEQQVNGIFLNFFGFNGTAGVWRIKALEESGGWLERTTVEDMDIAVRAHLHGWKFIFLNDVECQCELPESYEAYRKQQHRWHSGPMQLFRLCLPAIIKSKISIWKKGNLIFLFFLLRKLVLPFYSFTLFCIILPMTMFIPEATLPSWVVSYVPATMSFLNILPAPKSFPFIVPYLLFENTMSVTKFNAMVSGLFQLGSAYEWVVTKKSGRSSEGDLASLAEEKPKHQRVASEEWTATKKSGRSSEGDLTLLVDGKPKHQRGVSVPDLEELREEIKEKEKKASRKKKHNRIYTKELALAFLLLTASLRSLLSAQGIHFYFLLFQGISFLLVGLDLIGEQVD comes from the exons ATGGCACCTTCATTTACCTGGTGGGGTAAAGAAACTCATAGGGGTACACCAGTAGTGGTAAAAATGGAGAATCCAAACAATTGGTCAATGGTTGAGCTTGAAGGACCATCAGAAGATGATTTCTTGTTACCAAACGATGATGTTTCTTCAATGTCTCCTTATAAACGTGAAAAAGTTCGAAACAAGAATGCTAAACAGCTTACATGGGTTCTTCTTCTTAAGGCTCATAAAGCTGCTGGTTGTTTAACTTCTATAGCATCAGCATTGTTCAGCTTAGCCTCCGTCGTGCGCCGCCGTGTCGCTGCCGGTCGGACTGATTCTACAGACAACAGTTCCACTGAGAATCCGGCTGTCAAGAACCGGTTCTATACTTGCATAAAGATCTTTCTTTGGTTGTCGGTAATCTTGTTAGGGTTTGAAATAACAGCTTATTTCAAAGGCTGGTACTTTAGTGCACCAGATCTTCAATTACAGTATTTGTACTCATTGGATTTTCACAAATTTGCTAATCCATTAGCTGTGCAAAGTGTTTTTGATTGGTTTTACTCAAAATGGGTGTTGATTAGGGTGGAGTATCTTGCTCCTCCTCTTCAATTTTTAGCTAATGCTTGCATTGTGCTTTTTCTTATCCAAAGTGTGGATAGATTAGTACTATGTTTAGGGTGTTTTTGGGTTAAAATGAAGAAGATTAAGCCAATAGCAAAACAAGGTGCAATGGATCTGGAGTCTGGTGATGGTAGTGGTTATTACCCTATGGTACTAGTTCAGATCCCTATGTGTAATGAAAAAGAG GTTTATCAGCAATCCATTGGTGCTGTGTGTTGTTTGGAGTGGCCTAAATCAAGATTGTTGATTCAAGTTCTTGATGATTCAGATGATCCAGTTACTCAGACATTGATCAATGAAGAGGTTCGTAAGTGGCAGAAGGAAGGTGCCAATATCATATACAGGCATAGAGTGATCAGAGAGGGTTATAAAGCTGGTAATCTTAAGTCAGCTATGAATTGCAGCTATGTCAAAGACTACGAATTTGTTACCATTTTCGATGCTGATTTCCAGCCTATGCCTGATTTTCTTAAAAGAACTGTCCCTTATTTCAAG GATAATGATGACATAGGATTGGTTCAAGCAAGATGGTCTTTTGTGAACAAGGATGAAAATCTACTTACAAGATTGCAGCACATTAATTTGGCTTTTCATTTTGAAGTGGAGCAGCAGGTTAATGGTATTTTTCTGAATTTCTTTGGCTTTAATGGGACTGCTGGAGTATGGAGGATTAAGGCATTAGAAGAATCTGGTGGTTGGTTGGAGCGGACGACCGTTGAAGATATGGACATTGCAGTCAGGGCTCATCTACATGGGTGGAAATTTATCTTTCTCAATGATGTAGAG TGTCAGTGTGAGTTACCGGAATCATATGAAGCGTATAGGAAGCAACAACATAGATGGCATTCGGGGCCAATGCAGTTGTTTCGTCTCTGTTTACCTGCCATTATTAAATCAAAG ATAAGCATATGGAAGAAGGGCaatttgatatttcttttcttccttttgaGGAAGTTGGTATTGCCATTTTATTCATTCACTCTGTTTTGCATAATCCTCCCAATGACAATGTTCATTCCTGAGGCGACGCTCCCATCATGGGTCGTCTCTTACGTCCCTGCCACCATGTCATTTCTTAATATACTTCCGGCGCCTAAATCTTTCCCATTCATCGTGCCATACCTTCTATTCGAGAACACCATGTccgttaccaagtttaatgccATGGTCTCTGGCCTCTTCCAACTAGGAAGTGCATACGAATGGGTAGTCACCAAGAAATCAGGACGTTCCTCTGAGGGCGATCTTGCTTCGTTAGCTGAGGAAAAACCAAAACACCAGCGAGTTGCTTCAGAAGAATGGACAGCGACCAAGAAATCAGGACGTTCCTCTGAGGGCGATCTTACTTTGTTGGTCGATGGGAAACCAAAACACCAACGAGGTGTTTCCGTGCCTGATTTAGAGGAATTAAGAGAGGAAATTAAAGAGAAGGAGAAAAAAGCTTCAAGAAAGAAGAAGCACAACAGAATATACACAAAAGAATTGGCTTTAGCTTTCTTGCTGTTGACAGCTTCACTAAGGAGCCTACTATCAGCTCAAGGAATCCACTTTTACTTCTTGCTGTTTCAAGGTATATCATTCCTGCTCGTTGGCCTAGACTTGATCGGTGAACAGGTCGATTAA
- the LOC101250885 gene encoding amino acid transporter AVT6A, which yields MTYSDRKHRRSYKTAPLLPQKDDAFSHSEAGFDGASFSGAVFNLSTTIVGAGIMALPATLKQLGAIPGLIVIILAAILTEKSIEMLLRFTRASKCSSYSGLAGDAFGGFGRTLLQACVVINNLGTLVVYMIIIGDVLSGTSSDGVHYSGVTEEWFGQHWWNSRSNLLLLTTLLVFAPLISFKRVDSLRYTSALSVALAVVFVVITAGIVIVKVINGSIGMPRLLPKLIDQASFWKLFTTVPVLVTAYICHHNIHPIENELRDGSQMKSIVRTSIVLCLTVYIATSFFGFLLFGDHTLDDVLANFDGELGIPYGSLLNDVVRVSYVIHLMLVFPIVFFSLRLNMDGLFFPYAIPIAYDNRRFFSVTAALICLIFLGANCVPSIWDAFQFTGATATVSVGFIFPAAIVLRDTHGIATKRDRLVSSVMILLAVSSSSVAICSDIYSIFNIGVEA from the exons ATGACTTACTCCGACCGGAAACACCGTCGGAGCTATAAAACCGCCCCTCTTCTGCCTCAAAAGGATGATGCTTTCAGTCACTCCGAGGCCGGATTCGATGGAGCTTCCTTTTCCGGAGCCGTCTTCAACCTGTCAACTACAATTGTCGGCGCCGGAATCATGGCTCTTCCGGCTACGCTCAAGCAACTTGGTGCAATTCCAGGTCTTATCGTTATCATACTTGCTGCTATACTGACAGAAAAGTCGATTGAGATGTTACTGAGGTTCACCAGAGCTTCCAAATGCTCCTCCTACTCTGGCCTCGCTGGCGATGCGTTCGGTGGCTTTGGTCGTACATTGCTGCAAGCTTGTGTCGTGATCAACAATCTCGGGACCCTTGTTGTCTACATGATCATCATCG GAGATGTTTTGTCTGGGACTTCATCAGATGGGGTGCATTATTCGGGTGTCACGGAAGAATGGTTTGGCCAACATTGGTGGAATTCGCGCTCCAACTTACTGCTTCTTACAACGCTCCTTGTTTTTGCTCCTCTTATTTCATTCAAGCGTGTTG ATTCATTGAGATACACATCAGCTTTGTCAGTCGCTTTGGCTGTTGTATTTGTGGTGATCACTGCTGGAATAGTCATTGTTAAGGTCATTAATGGAAGCATTGGGATGCCCCGCTTACTGCCTAAACTTATTGATCAAGCGTCTTTCTGGAAGCTTTTCACAACTGTTCCAGTACTTGTTACTGCCTATATTTGCCATCACAATA TACATCCAATAGAGAATGAGCTAAGAGATGGCAGCCAGATGAAGTCAATAGTCCGTACTTCAATTGTGTTATGCTTAACTGTATATATAGCAACCAGCTTTTTCGGATTCCTTCTCTTTGGTGATCATACCTTGGATGATGTACTTGCCAACTTTGATGGTGAACTCGGAATTCCTTATGGCTCATTACTTAATGATGTGGTGCGAGTGAGCTATGTGATCCACTTGATGCTCGTTTTCCCAATTGTCTTCTTTTCCCTTCGCCTCAATATGGATGGCCTCTTTTTCCCATATGCAATTCCTATTGCCTATGATAATCGCAGATTCTTTTCAGTCACAGCAGCTCTCATCTGTCTCATATTTTTGGGAGCAAATTGTGTACCTAGCATCTGGGATGCCTTCCAGTTTACTGGCGCCACGGCTACTGTCTCTGTTGGTTTCATTTTTCCAGCTGCTATTGTCCTTAG GGATACACATGGAATTGCAACCAAGAGGGACAGGCTAGTGTCATCAGTCATGATATTGTTAGCTGTTTCCTCAAGTAGTGTGGCAATCTGCAGTGACATTTACAGCATTTTCAATATTGGAGTTGAAGCTTAG
- the LOC101250596 gene encoding uncharacterized protein, producing MEFKCSDLEQWKEALSSYEASIESLNKPNLVSLDDFYRNELPGVLRQRNPSYITTPELSKLMQWKLTRGKWRPRLLDFVSSLDDAVVRSASEKAFQSLPDISKAISALTVLKGVGPATASAVLAAYAPDTAPFMSDEAMVAAIGNSKDYTLKQYLVLVDKLQAKSKELSAKEDSFTPSDVERALWSSVVGAKSGGLSQEPKEVNSKRKSKRKRA from the exons ATGGAGTTCAAATGCTCCGATTTAGAACAGTGGAAGGAGGCCTTATCTTCTTACGAAGCCAGTATAGAGTCACTTAACAAGCCTAATCTCGTCTCTCTCGATGATTTCTACCGGAATGAGCTTCCCGGCGTTCTCCGGCAACGAAACCCTAGTTACATCACAACTCCCGAACTCTCCAAGCTCATGCAATGGAAGCTTACAAGAGGCAAATGGAG GCCTAGGTTGTTGGATTTTGTATCATCACTGGACGATGCTGTTGTGAGATCTGCTTCGGAGAAGGCATTTCAGTCTCTACCTGATATCTCAAAAGCTATTTCGGCACTCACTGTCTTGAAAGGCGTTGGTCCAGCTACTGCCTCTGCTGTTCTGGCTGCTTATGCACCGGATACTGCACCTTTTATGTCGGATGAA GCAATGGTTGCAGCAATTGGTAACTCAAAAGACTATACTTTGAAACAGTATCTAGTTTTAGTGGACAAATTGCAGGCAAAATCCAAG GAATTATCAGCAAAAGAAGACTCTTTTACTCCATCAGACGTTGAACGGGCACTGTGGAGTTCTGTTGTGGGTGCCAAATCAGGTGGATTGTCACAAGAGCCTAAGGAAGTCAACTCAAAGCGGAAGTCCAAGAGGAAGCGTGCATAG
- the SQO1 gene encoding squalene monooxygenase: MVDLGLFGSLLVVVLGFVAVFCFFIGRNKSKNDGSATSTTTTTLYNGESRSKDGNEDVDIIIVGAGVAGAALAHTLGKEGRRVKVIERDLTEPDRIVGELLQPGGYLKLQELGLEDCVEKIDAQRVFGYALFKDGKSTRLSYPLEKFHSDVSGRSFHNGRFIQRMREKAAALPNVKLEQGTVTSLLEEKGIIRGVQYKTKSGEELKAYAPLTVVCDGCFSNLRRTLCDPKVEVPSCFVGLVLENCQLPHENHGHVILADPSPILFYPISSTEVRCLVDVPGQKVPSISNGEMAKYLKSVVAPQVPPEIKDAFIAAIDKGNIRTMPNRSMPAAPHPTPGALLMGDAFNMRHPLTGGGMTVALSDIVVLRDLLKPLRDLNDASTLCRYLESFYTLRKPVASTINTLAGALYKVFCASPDQARKEMREACFDYLSLGGVFSEGPVSLLSGLNPRPLSLVCHFFAVAIFGVGRLLLPFPSPKRIWIGARLISSASAIIFPIIKAEGVRQMFFPATVPAYYRKPS; encoded by the exons ATGGTGGATTTAGGTCTCTTCGGATCTCTTCTTGTAGTGGTGTTGGGGTTCGTTGCAGTTTTCTGTTTTTTCATTGGTCgtaacaaaagtaaaaatgatGGCTCGGCAACTAGCACCACTACAACTACGCTGTATAATGGAGAGTCCAGATCAAAGGATGGAAACGAAGACGTTGATATCATCATCGTCGGTGCCGGTGTTGCCGGTGCTGCTCTTGCTCACACTCTTGGCAAG GAGGGGCGTCGTGTAAAAGTAATTGAAAGAGATTTGACGGAGCCTGATCGAATTGTTGGAGAACTCCTACAACCGGGTGGTTATCTCAAATTGCAGGAGTTGGGATTGGAAG ATTGTGTTGAGAAAATTGATGCTCAACGCGTTTTTGGGTATGCCCTTTTCAAGGATGGAAAGAGTACACGTCTTTCTTATCCCCTGGAGAAATTTCACTCTGATGTTTCTGGAAGGAGCTTCCACAATGGGCGTTTCATTCAAAGAATGCGAGAGAAAGCTGCAGCTCTTCCCAA TGTCAAACTCGAGCAAGGCACTGTTACGTCTCTGCTTGAAGAAAAGGGGATCATTAGAGGTGTTCAGTACAAGACTAAATCCGGTGAAGAGTTGAAAGCATATGCACCATTAACTGTAGTATGTGATGGTTGTTTCTCGAATCTGCGACGTACCCTCTGTGATCCAAAG GTAGAAGTCCCTTCTTGTTTTGTTGGTCTGGTCCTGGAGAACTGTCAGCTTCCACATGAAAATCACGGACATGTCATTTTGGCTGATCCGTCACCTATCTTGTTCTATCCCATAAGCAGTACTGAAGTCCGCTGTCTGGTTGATGTACCTGGTCAAAAAGTGCCTTCTATTTCGAATGGTGAAATGGCCAAATATTTGAAAAGTGTAGTTGCTCCCCAG GTCCCTCCTGAGATAAAAGATGCATTCATTGCTGCAATTGATAAAGGAAACATCAGGACAATGCCCAACCGAAGCATGCCAGCTGCTCCTCATCCTACTCCTGGTGCTCTTCTCATGGGTGATGCATTCAACATGCGCCACCCCTTGACTGGTGGAGGAATGACTGTAGCATTATCTGATATCGTTGTATTGCGTGATCTTCTCAAACCTCTTCGTGATTTGAATGATGCATCTACTCTTTGCAGATATCTGGAGTCATTTTACACCTTGCGTAAG CCTGTGGCCTCCACCATCAATACATTGGCTGGTGCCTTGTATAAGGTATTTTGTGCTTCACCTGATCAAGCTAGGAAGGAGATGCGTGAAGCATGCTTTGATTATTTGAGCCTCGGTGGAGTATTCTCAGAAGGACCAGTATCTTTGCTTTCTGGCTTAAACCCTCGTCCATTAAGTCTCGTTTGTCATTTCTTTGCTGTGGCTATCTTTGGTGTTGGCCGCTTGCTGCTTCCTTTCCCATCACCGAAACGTATATGGATTGGAGCCCGGCTAATATCG AGTGCATCTGCAATCATTTTCCCTATCATCAAGGCAGAAGGGGTCAGACAGATGTTCTTCCCTGCTACTGTTCCCGCATATTACAGGAAGCCCTCCTGA